A section of the Pseudomonas sp. FP453 genome encodes:
- a CDS encoding FAD-binding protein, with protein MTESSCDVLIIGGGLAGTWAAIAAAREGVRVILVDKGYCGTSGVTATAGPGHWWVPPGAREAAIDKRLGTAYGLADARWMARAIDTTWTSLPGLGDYYAFPKNDKGETQYRGLRGPEYLRGLRRRVLDSGVTILDHHPALELLRDDHGRVAGARGWRRQASGDWLIRANAVVLATGGCAFLSRLLGSHTNTGDGYLMAAEAGAELSGMEFSNYYCIAAAGSSMTRSMVYSFGDYFDAADRPLAISGGPGFTEDLARALLNGPVYCRLNRVPADIRAQLPSIQPNLMLPFDRRGVDPYRERFAVTLHPEGTIRGVGGLRLLDDDCQTTVPGVFAAGDAASREPIAGATSGGGAQNSAWALSTGQWAGRGAARLARQKLTYHGALRGFDGAAGGSAQLIQRIQAEVHPLDKNLFRSGEQLARSLRELDNIWDQVRSAQPGTNPLRARETAAMAATARWCYTAAALRKESRGMHQRSDTPQQSARYDAHLRVSGVDQIQTRFDPISPG; from the coding sequence ATGACTGAATCGAGCTGCGATGTGTTGATCATCGGCGGCGGCCTGGCGGGCACCTGGGCCGCCATCGCGGCGGCCCGCGAAGGGGTCAGGGTGATCCTGGTGGACAAGGGTTACTGCGGCACCAGCGGCGTCACCGCCACCGCCGGCCCCGGCCACTGGTGGGTGCCGCCCGGCGCCCGCGAAGCCGCCATCGACAAGCGCCTGGGCACCGCCTACGGCCTGGCCGATGCACGCTGGATGGCCCGCGCCATCGACACCACCTGGACCAGCCTGCCGGGCCTTGGCGACTACTACGCCTTCCCGAAAAACGACAAGGGCGAAACCCAATACCGTGGCCTGCGCGGCCCGGAATACCTGCGCGGCCTGCGCCGCCGCGTGCTCGACAGCGGCGTGACGATCCTCGACCACCACCCCGCCCTGGAACTGCTGCGCGACGACCACGGCCGCGTGGCCGGTGCCCGTGGCTGGCGGCGCCAGGCCAGTGGCGACTGGCTGATCCGCGCCAATGCAGTGGTGCTGGCCACCGGCGGTTGCGCATTCCTCTCGCGCCTGCTGGGCAGCCATACCAACACCGGCGACGGCTACCTGATGGCCGCCGAAGCCGGTGCCGAACTGTCGGGCATGGAGTTCTCCAACTACTACTGCATCGCCGCAGCGGGCAGCAGCATGACCCGTTCGATGGTGTACAGCTTTGGCGACTACTTCGACGCGGCGGATCGGCCCTTGGCGATCAGTGGCGGCCCGGGGTTTACCGAGGACTTGGCCAGGGCACTGCTCAACGGCCCGGTGTATTGCCGCTTGAACCGGGTGCCTGCGGATATTCGGGCGCAGCTGCCAAGCATCCAGCCCAACCTGATGCTGCCGTTTGATCGGCGCGGGGTGGATCCGTATCGCGAGCGGTTTGCCGTGACCTTGCATCCCGAGGGCACCATTCGCGGCGTGGGTGGTTTGCGCCTGCTCGATGATGACTGCCAGACCACGGTGCCCGGCGTATTCGCCGCTGGCGATGCGGCCAGCCGTGAACCGATTGCCGGCGCCACCTCCGGCGGCGGCGCGCAGAACTCGGCATGGGCATTGTCCACCGGGCAATGGGCTGGTCGTGGGGCGGCACGCTTGGCGCGACAGAAGCTTACGTATCACGGCGCACTGCGCGGGTTCGATGGCGCTGCGGGGGGCAGTGCGCAGCTGATCCAACGGATCCAGGCTGAAGTCCATCCACTGGACAAAAACCTGTTCCGCAGCGGCGAACAACTCGCACGTTCGCTGCGCGAACTCGACAACATCTGGGATCAGGTGCGCAGCGCACAGCCTGGCACCAACCCCCTGCGCGCCCGCGAAACCGCCGCCATGGCCGCCACCGCACGCTGGTGCTACACCGCCGCTGCGTTGCGCAAGGAGAGCCGCGGCATGCACCAACGCAGCGACACGCCGCAGCAGAGCGCGAGGTATGACGCGCACTTGCGTGTGTCCGGTGTGGACCAGATACAAACGCGCTTCGACCCCATTTCCCCAGGCTGA
- a CDS encoding ferredoxin family protein → MIELIYSDLCNGCGQCITVCPTNVLAADVLGKPVIAEQQACQTCFMCELYCSSDALYVDPDAEHLRHPDPVAVREDGLLGQYRRDSGWDEWADDPRHQNEHWRMDGIFALARGVGGTLKV, encoded by the coding sequence ATGATTGAACTGATCTACTCCGACCTGTGCAACGGCTGCGGCCAATGCATCACCGTGTGCCCCACCAATGTGCTGGCAGCCGACGTGCTGGGCAAACCCGTGATCGCCGAGCAACAGGCCTGCCAGACCTGCTTCATGTGCGAACTGTATTGCAGCAGCGACGCGCTGTATGTGGACCCCGACGCCGAACACCTGCGCCATCCCGACCCGGTGGCTGTGCGTGAGGACGGGTTGCTCGGGCAATACCGCCGTGACTCGGGGTGGGATGAATGGGCGGATGATCCCAGGCATCAGAATGAGCATTGGCGGATGGATGGGATATTTGCGTTGGCGCGGGGTGTGGGCGGCACCCTGAAAGTATGA
- a CDS encoding RHS repeat-associated core domain-containing protein, producing the protein MTDTLWAAREGDALLHSAMLADVLGGVLEIAATVAVTALATAAVVAATGITVATGGLGCVVLGAVVGVVVGLGMGATGADTGLSRLCESFANALFPPVIDAFISSGSPDVFINGKPAARAAGKVAAAVAEAGSEPTYLDIAEGFFSQLWCPTVAAPVAGAVPCPADTVDCNKHPAMPEQYLAEGSSKVFINGQPAVRSGDRSTCEATVGKVQISPNVVIGGASVVVREIRSGKTPGVGLAVTALLALRGGGAKFFSKLPCMAVGGMVSWGSSRVTNALASAVVGSPNPVHCATGAKILDGDDDLDFAVPGRLPIEWQRYYSSRDERRNGLFGASWSVDYEVFVEIGPHSDGGERLVYTDEQARRIDMGMIPLGGAVFSAGEGLSVRRHAGGQLLIESVDGLYRLFEPAPGNPAHLRLSQLGDRNDNRVFLDYDVQGRLSQLRDTFGVVRIELGYSQQWPGRVELIERLYPDHRRETLSSYTYDTRGDLAAVRDADGHVQRRFAYDNAQRMVEHQLPTGLRCFYQWGCVDDREWRVVRHWTDEGDDYQFDYDLLAGITRITDGLLRVSARHWNAQYQITEYTDNLGHTWQFGWNDERQLLRAIDPLGGQWRFSYDESGNLCRTQDPLGRIESTVWLEHWSLPLVETDAAGHSWHYRYDQRGNCVSETDPLGHVTRYRHDGFGQVVEITDATGKRKTQRWNETGQLIEQVDCSGYATRFEYDRRGHLQTLIDAVGERQRYQHDSHGRLLQIERPYGYIEHYLRNTSGQLSAYTDAAGHVTRYQFDRRGQLVRRIDAHGRQIEYRHDAYGRLQTLTNENSEHYRFAWDQGDRLTQQQDLDGSARRYAYDALGNLIAVEYLPLDEASSIVHRLDRDAVGRLLAKETDDGRTEYAYDLTDQLTGVTFNGNDQTTQTLAFAYDPLGQLLSEQNAAGVLNHHYDELGNLSQTQLPDGRWLNRLYYGSDHLHQINLDGHVVSDFERDRTHREVLRTQGQITTRSEYDRCGRLRSRKRSPTGQPRQLPPAQQKTFEYDPADNLIGRLEGSQRQLLHYDAIGRIIATQDNAQGQQETFAYDAAANLLDRPYGQGGFVRHNQLLTYQDKRYRYDGFGRMIEKRSALRGLQRFTYEAEHRLIEVHNASGNVVRMTYDPLGRRIAKTEQDSSGRLLGETRFTWDGLRLLQEHKHSQTSLYVYVDESYEPLARVDGIGPQQKIRYYHNDLNGLPEQLTETDGHNVWRATYRVWGSTLEEVREPDYIEEQNLRFQGQYLDREMGLHFNTFRFFDPEVGRFTTPDPVGLMGGLNLFQYAPNPIGWADPWGWTCWGTARKNHWKEGARTALSGKYSTKNLSRMSEGKAPRMKVEVRYRDSARNRRLKRVGEKRVIDVSMELNHQHIPQRSGSKIAHEDWNLTRTTPWGHESMDKYRHTGWDVVRVIKTTGQW; encoded by the coding sequence ATGACGGATACGCTGTGGGCCGCCCGCGAGGGCGATGCGCTATTGCACAGCGCGATGCTGGCGGACGTGTTGGGCGGCGTGCTGGAGATAGCGGCGACGGTGGCTGTGACCGCACTGGCCACGGCGGCCGTTGTGGCTGCAACCGGCATCACCGTGGCGACAGGCGGCCTTGGCTGCGTTGTACTGGGCGCTGTGGTGGGTGTGGTGGTGGGGCTTGGCATGGGCGCAACCGGTGCCGACACAGGCCTTTCACGATTATGTGAGTCTTTCGCCAACGCACTGTTCCCACCCGTGATCGATGCATTCATCAGCAGCGGTTCGCCGGATGTTTTTATCAACGGCAAACCGGCTGCGCGGGCGGCCGGAAAAGTCGCCGCCGCCGTGGCAGAAGCGGGCAGTGAACCGACTTATCTGGATATCGCCGAAGGTTTTTTCTCTCAGCTCTGGTGCCCTACGGTCGCTGCACCGGTGGCGGGCGCTGTGCCTTGTCCTGCCGATACAGTCGACTGCAATAAACACCCGGCCATGCCCGAGCAGTACCTCGCCGAAGGTTCCAGCAAGGTCTTCATCAACGGCCAGCCCGCCGTTCGTAGTGGGGATAGAAGCACCTGTGAAGCCACGGTGGGCAAGGTGCAGATTTCGCCCAACGTGGTCATCGGCGGCGCGTCGGTGGTGGTGCGTGAGATTCGCAGCGGCAAGACGCCGGGTGTGGGGCTGGCGGTAACGGCGTTGCTGGCATTGCGGGGCGGTGGGGCGAAGTTCTTCAGCAAGCTGCCCTGCATGGCGGTGGGTGGGATGGTGTCGTGGGGATCCAGCCGGGTGACCAACGCCCTCGCTTCGGCGGTGGTGGGTTCGCCCAATCCGGTGCACTGCGCCACGGGCGCGAAGATCCTCGACGGTGACGACGATCTGGATTTCGCTGTGCCTGGCCGGCTGCCGATCGAGTGGCAGCGCTACTACAGCAGCCGGGATGAGCGCCGTAACGGTCTGTTCGGAGCCAGTTGGAGTGTGGACTATGAGGTGTTCGTCGAGATAGGCCCGCATTCCGACGGTGGCGAGCGTCTGGTCTACACCGATGAGCAGGCTCGCCGGATCGACATGGGCATGATTCCGCTGGGCGGTGCGGTGTTCAGCGCCGGCGAAGGGTTGAGCGTGCGGCGCCATGCTGGCGGCCAACTGCTGATTGAAAGTGTCGATGGGTTGTATCGGCTGTTTGAACCCGCACCGGGCAACCCTGCGCATTTGCGCTTGAGCCAGTTGGGTGATCGCAATGACAACCGCGTCTTCCTTGACTACGACGTACAGGGCCGTCTGAGCCAGTTGCGCGATACCTTTGGCGTTGTGCGAATCGAGTTGGGCTACAGCCAGCAATGGCCCGGGCGGGTCGAGCTGATTGAGCGCTTGTACCCTGATCACCGTCGCGAAACGCTCTCCAGCTATACCTACGACACGCGCGGCGATCTCGCAGCAGTGCGCGATGCCGATGGGCATGTTCAGCGCCGCTTCGCCTATGACAACGCCCAGCGCATGGTCGAGCACCAACTGCCCACCGGCCTGCGCTGCTTCTACCAATGGGGCTGTGTGGACGACCGTGAGTGGCGCGTGGTACGGCACTGGACCGATGAGGGCGACGATTATCAGTTTGACTACGACCTGCTGGCCGGGATTACGCGGATTACCGATGGCTTGCTACGGGTCAGTGCACGCCATTGGAATGCGCAGTACCAGATCACCGAATACACCGACAACCTAGGGCACACCTGGCAGTTCGGCTGGAATGATGAGCGCCAGTTGCTGCGGGCTATCGATCCCTTAGGCGGCCAGTGGCGGTTCAGCTACGACGAATCCGGCAACCTGTGCAGGACGCAAGATCCGCTGGGCCGGATTGAATCGACTGTGTGGCTGGAACACTGGTCCCTGCCGTTGGTGGAAACCGATGCAGCCGGCCACAGTTGGCACTACCGATACGATCAGCGCGGCAACTGCGTCAGTGAAACCGACCCGCTGGGACACGTCACGCGCTATCGCCATGATGGTTTTGGTCAGGTCGTCGAAATCACCGACGCCACGGGCAAGCGCAAAACCCAGCGTTGGAATGAAACCGGGCAGTTGATCGAGCAGGTCGATTGTTCGGGCTATGCCACAAGATTCGAGTACGACCGACGAGGTCATTTACAAACCCTTATCGATGCAGTCGGTGAACGGCAGCGTTATCAACACGACAGTCACGGCCGATTGCTGCAAATCGAACGGCCCTACGGTTACATCGAACATTACCTGCGCAACACCAGCGGCCAGTTGAGCGCCTACACCGATGCGGCGGGCCATGTCACCCGCTACCAATTCGACCGGCGCGGGCAGCTAGTGCGGCGCATTGATGCCCATGGCCGCCAGATCGAATATCGGCACGATGCCTACGGCCGACTGCAGACCCTGACCAACGAAAACAGCGAGCACTATCGCTTTGCCTGGGACCAGGGCGACCGCCTTACACAACAGCAAGACCTGGATGGCAGTGCTCGACGTTACGCCTATGACGCGCTGGGTAACCTGATCGCAGTCGAATACCTCCCTTTGGATGAGGCCTCTTCCATCGTGCATCGCCTGGACCGCGACGCCGTCGGCCGCCTGTTGGCCAAGGAAACTGACGATGGTCGAACCGAATACGCCTACGATCTAACCGACCAACTCACTGGCGTCACCTTCAATGGCAATGACCAGACCACCCAGACCTTGGCGTTCGCCTACGACCCGCTGGGCCAACTGCTCAGCGAGCAGAATGCTGCCGGCGTCCTGAACCACCACTACGACGAACTCGGCAACCTTAGCCAGACGCAACTGCCTGACGGCCGCTGGCTCAACCGCCTTTACTACGGCAGCGACCACCTGCACCAGATCAACCTCGACGGGCACGTCGTCAGCGACTTCGAGCGCGACCGCACGCACCGCGAAGTCCTGCGCACCCAAGGCCAGATCACCACCCGCAGTGAATACGACCGTTGCGGCCGGTTGCGCTCGCGCAAACGCAGCCCTACAGGCCAGCCCCGACAGTTGCCGCCCGCGCAACAAAAAACGTTCGAATACGACCCCGCGGACAACCTGATCGGTCGCTTGGAGGGGAGCCAACGCCAACTGCTGCATTACGACGCAATCGGCCGGATCATTGCCACCCAGGACAACGCCCAAGGCCAGCAGGAAACCTTCGCCTACGACGCCGCCGCCAATCTGCTGGATCGCCCTTACGGGCAGGGCGGTTTTGTACGGCACAACCAACTGCTGACCTACCAGGACAAGCGCTACCGCTACGACGGCTTCGGTCGAATGATCGAAAAGCGCAGTGCTCTGCGTGGCCTGCAACGCTTCACCTACGAAGCCGAACATCGCCTGATCGAAGTGCACAACGCCAGCGGCAACGTGGTACGCATGACCTACGACCCGCTGGGACGGCGCATCGCCAAAACCGAGCAGGACAGCAGCGGTCGCCTACTGGGTGAAACCCGCTTCACCTGGGATGGCCTGCGCCTGTTGCAAGAGCATAAGCACAGCCAGACCAGCCTTTACGTCTACGTAGACGAAAGCTACGAGCCGTTGGCGCGCGTCGATGGCATCGGCCCGCAGCAGAAAATCCGCTACTACCACAACGACCTCAACGGCTTGCCGGAGCAGTTGACTGAAACCGATGGGCACAACGTCTGGCGCGCGACATACCGGGTGTGGGGCAGCACGCTGGAAGAGGTGCGCGAGCCTGACTACATTGAAGAACAGAACCTGCGGTTCCAGGGGCAGTATCTGGATCGGGAGATGGGGCTGCACTTCAATACGTTCAGGTTTTTTGATCCAGAGGTGGGGCGGTTTACGACGCCGGATCCGGTTGGGTTAATGGGCGGTCTGAACCTCTTCCAGTACGCACCGAACCCGATTGGCTGGGCTGATCCGTGGGGATGGACATGCTGGGGCACGGCGAGGAAGAATCATTGGAAAGAAGGCGCACGCACAGCTCTCAGTGGTAAGTACTCTACGAAGAATCTGTCGCGGATGTCAGAGGGGAAAGCGCCTAGGATGAAGGTAGAAGTGCGCTACCGTGATAGTGCCAGGAACCGAAGACTCAAGCGTGTCGGCGAGAAGAGGGTGATAGATGTATCGATGGAGCTCAACCATCAGCACATTCCTCAGCGCTCTGGATCGAAGATCGCTCATGAGGATTGGAATCTGACCAGAACCACCCCTTGGGGACATGAGTCTATGGACAAGTATCGTCATACTGGTTGGGATGTGGTGAGAGTTATAAAAACAACGGGTCAATGGTAG
- a CDS encoding ABC transporter substrate-binding protein: MVFTTPFKRLLLGTALALGLTGTAHAADLQPLRVANQKSTIKALLEVSGETKNVPYEIQWSEFPSASPLGEALNAGAVDIGALGDAPYVFALGAGASLKVVSIIHAEGRNTTALLVNKDSPIKTVADLKGKKIVTGRGSIGHYLAIKALATAGLTTKDVQFIFLLPSESRLVLDNGTADAWATWDPYTTVVTSQSKARVLISGNQLLSNHLYLAATSQAIADKRPQLDDFVARVDRAYAWANAHPNEYAAAQAKITGLPLEVHVEVAKDTRLTPVAIDDSVISGLQATADIYQQEGLLTKHIDVSQGFDKSFNAKRAPLNQASR; encoded by the coding sequence ATGGTCTTTACCACCCCCTTCAAACGCCTGCTCCTGGGCACTGCCCTCGCCCTCGGCCTGACCGGCACCGCCCACGCCGCCGACCTGCAACCGCTGCGGGTGGCCAATCAGAAATCGACGATCAAGGCGCTGCTGGAAGTCTCCGGCGAAACCAAAAATGTGCCCTACGAAATCCAGTGGTCGGAATTCCCCTCGGCCTCGCCCTTGGGCGAAGCCCTGAATGCCGGCGCCGTGGATATCGGCGCCCTCGGCGATGCGCCTTACGTCTTCGCCCTCGGTGCAGGGGCCTCGCTCAAGGTGGTCAGCATCATCCACGCCGAAGGGCGCAACACCACGGCACTGCTGGTGAACAAAGACTCGCCGATCAAGACCGTGGCGGACCTGAAAGGCAAGAAGATCGTCACCGGACGCGGCTCCATCGGCCACTACCTGGCGATCAAGGCCTTGGCCACTGCCGGCCTGACCACCAAGGATGTGCAGTTCATTTTCCTGCTGCCCAGCGAATCGCGCCTGGTGCTGGATAACGGCACCGCCGACGCCTGGGCCACTTGGGACCCCTACACCACCGTGGTCACCTCGCAAAGCAAGGCCCGCGTGCTGATCAGCGGCAACCAGCTGTTGAGCAACCACCTGTACCTCGCCGCCACCAGCCAGGCCATCGCCGACAAGCGCCCGCAGCTGGATGACTTTGTCGCGCGCGTGGACCGTGCCTACGCCTGGGCCAACGCGCACCCCAACGAATACGCCGCAGCGCAAGCCAAGATCACCGGCCTGCCGCTGGAAGTGCATGTGGAAGTGGCCAAGGACACGCGCCTGACGCCGGTCGCCATCGACGACAGCGTCATCAGCGGCCTGCAAGCCACCGCCGACATCTACCAACAAGAAGGCCTGCTGACCAAGCACATCGACGTGTCGCAGGGCTTCGACAAGAGCTTTAACGCCAAGCGTGCCCCCCTCAATCAAGCCTCGCGCTAA